In a single window of the Prinia subflava isolate CZ2003 ecotype Zambia chromosome 3, Cam_Psub_1.2, whole genome shotgun sequence genome:
- the LOC134548017 gene encoding uncharacterized protein LOC134548017, protein MSAKTAISSAVLFASLLTIAQAWLVPQPQQNVWAVLAKSLGQDHICLNQASAANPMASCLVGIPFKDREMPKMLLGYAQKLRQEAAKMEHNLKHAHYIVAWYNYIKSLPKLENEPQELELLGSARAESCFHIRNDHVQRHHRHFVSSKAHFNTHWCNAVSFSYPPIPPQKSAQVFAHPRQLPRGTFLICGDHAWAGIPSHLSGGPCTFGTLGLFSPNKSQILDWVTQNSTNGAHILAHSRKKREDYSLKKLADNCDEEIIHWSRSKGIAITVFAPWVAIAKTLGELGHLECWVAKQSRLTSRALSNLLKDEEITRQATLQNRAAIDYLLLLHGHSCEEFEGLCCFNLTSRAKGTREALKQMENMIGDIKQEYGDWLSNLFKGWGISGWTGSILRTVLLIVFVLFVAIASLGLMKKMLQNLISSSTSPLKAEVHRVAVEVGPEVFKEEEESFVDEDEQAEQLEIIVEEVRSFPREQWPTQQQWFAESYPRSEYLVDPPQFGYLR, encoded by the coding sequence ATGAGCGCCAAGACTGCCATCAGTTCAGCCGTCCTCTTCGCCAGTCTCCTGACCATCGCCCAGGCGTGGCTCGTCCCCCAGCCACAACAGAACGTCTGGGCTGTTTTGGCCAAATCACTGGGCCAAGACCACATATGTCTCAACCAAGCGAGTGCCGCGAATCCCATGGcatcctgcctcgtggggatcccatttaaagatcgtgagatgcccaagatgcttctaggttatgctcaaaaacttagacaagaagctgctaaaatggagcataacctaaagcatgcccattacatcgtcgcgtggtacaattatattaaaagtcttccaaagttagaaaacgagcctcaggagctggagcttctaGGTTCCGCCAGAGCcgaatcttgttttcatatccGCAACGACCACGTCCAGCGTCACCACCgtcattttgtctcctccaaagcccattttaatacTCATTGGTGTAACGCTGTGTCCTTTAGTTATCCtccaatccctccccaaaaatcagcccaagtcTTTGCCCATCCCCGCCAGCTTCCTAGGGGAACATTCTTGATTTGCGGAGACCACgcatgggcaggtatcccctctcacctctccggaggcccgtgcacctttgggaccctcggattgttttcacccaacaaatcacaaattttggattggGTTACACAGAATTCTACAAATGGTGCACATATATTGGCACActctagaaagaagagagaagactactctctcaaaaaattggCAGACAATTGCGATGAGGAAATTATCCATTGGAGCAGATCTAAAGGCATCGCAATCACAGTATTTGCGCCGTGGGTCGCCATTGCTAAGACCCTCGGAGAATTAGGCCATTTGGAATGTTGGGTAGCTAAGCAATCCCGTTTAACTTCTAGGGCCCTAtcaaacctcctgaaagatgaggaaattacgaggcaggcaaccctccagaatcgtgcagccatcgattacctcctgctcctccacggtcactcgtgtgaggagtttgaggggctctgctgctttaatttgacatcTAGGGCCAAGGGGACTCGCGAGGcactcaaacaaatggaaaacatgatagGAGACATCAAGCAAGAATACGGGGACTGGCTCAGTAATTTGTTCAAGGGATGGGGGATCTCGGGTTGGACGGGATCGATTCTTAgaactgttctgttaattgtttttgtgctttttgttgctattgccagccttggactaatgaaaaagatgttgcagaatttgatttcttcctccacatcaccACTCAAAGCTGAAGTCCACCGAGTAGCCGTTGAAGTAggcccagaagtgttcaaggaggaggaggaaagcttcgttgatgaggacgagcaggctgaacagcttgaaatcaTCGTGGAAGAAGTGCGCAGCTTTCCTCGAGAACAATGGCCTActcaacagcagtggtttgcagaaTCATACCCACGTTCTGAATACCTGGTGGACCCCCCTCAATTCGGATATCTGAGATAG